GAAATTGGTCCGCCGACCAATGTCCAACCGTAGGACCAACCCGCCCATGAATAAGCCTCGCAAGCCAATGCCGTAACTCCCGATGATTCCCCAACGATCGTCGTGCCAGGTTTCCTCCCAGGCCTTACCCACATCGAAAAACAGGGCGCCCCGGATAGGTGCTACGCCAATGGCAAATTTGTCCGCATCAAGTACCAGGCTCCGGGCGAAAGGAAAACGCAGCTCCTGGTTGAGCATGATGGACTTCTGGCCATAGACTTCCGTGATGCGATAGCCTCGCATTCCCCAACTACCTCCGATGTAGAACCGGCGGATATCGGTTCCCGTGTTGTACCACAGCATGGTCCGTTGAGCGAAGGTCAGGTGGCGGGCAAAGCGCAGGTAGGTCCGGTTATCGAACAGGGCCGTATAATTGTGGATCTGAGAGTTGGCGAGGTTGAAAGTCAGCCCGGCGGTTATCCGCAGGCGCCAACCGTCGATCGGTCCGACCGGATGCCAGAGTGAATTATCGTGAACGAATGACAGGTAGTTGGATAAGAGCAAATTGTCCACTTCCTCCCTGTAGCCGTAGAAATACTTCTGTGAGCGCCACAGACTGCCGCTCAGCTCCACCCGTCGGAAAACATTAAGCGGATAGTTCATAGCCGCTCTCAGACCCAGGGTCTTCTCAAAAAAGAAGCCCTGATAAGGGTCGTAGTATTCGTTTGCGAACCGGAAGACGCCCCAGGCATGATTTACGCGCTTGGTCAGATTAGCGGTGGTGACGGCGAAATTAAAGTGGCTCAATAGCTCCGATCTGGCCTGGGCAGTATTGGCTACCAGGAAGTGGTAATACCGGTTGCCCAGTAGGTCGGAGACTCCCAGCTGGGCGCCGCCCAGGAAACCGAAGATAGGGTCGTAGGCCACAGCTGTTTGCGCGATATCCAGACTGTATTTGAGCCGGTAAGGGCGGGTCTCGGTAGCAGTTTCTCCCTCGTAATGTGGCAGCTTCCAGCTGCTTATGCTGGCCAGGAGGTTTTCGCGTTCAATCGGCTGCTGCGGTTGGCTTGAGTCTGCCTGTGCCAGATGAAGCTGGAAGTTGTAACCCTGAAAGGTGGTGATCAGCAGGCTGTCTCCTGGCAGGGGCAGGATGTCCACCGCCCCGGTGTGTAGGTTAGTAACCGGTGTTAGAGCGCCAGCCGGATCGTCAGATAGGGTGTCTACCGGCAGGTTCAGGAGCCAGACGTTGGGAGTACCGGTGCGGTCGGTGACGAAATGGATTGATCCCGGGCTACTGGGAGCCCAGCGGGGCCTTTGATCTTTATAAGGACCGGCAGTGAGCATGCGGAGCTGGTGAGTAGCGAGGTCGAGAAGTAAAATGTTGCTGCCGCCATCCAATTGAGATCGGCTGCGGTCGGAGCTGAAGACAACGGCACCGCCGTCGGGATTGAAACATGGCTCCCGGTCCAGGTAGACGTCGTTGGTAAGGCGTAATACCTTTGGTGGATTAGTGCTCCAGACATAAAGGTCTGTCCATCCCCTTGGGTCCTGGGCAGAGAAGAGAATCTTGCTGCCGTCGGGTGACCAGGCGGGATCGCGAATGGTGGTCAGCGATGGGTGCGAGAATTCACCTACTTGTTCCAGGGACTCCAGATCCACCAGTCGGATCGCATCCCGGCTATAGGATTTCGTCACAAAGGCCAGAATACCATCTTTTGACACGCTCAGGCCGCTCTGGAGAAAGTGCAGGGACTCCAGCTCCGGGCTCCGTTCACCGCGTAGTACGAGCTGCTCCCGGGAGCTTCCCAGCGCCTGGCGGTAGATATTGGTATACCCATCCCTGGTAGAAAGGTAGATGATGTGTTCCTTTCCCTCGGTGTCTTGGTAGACGGCCGGAGCCACGTTGGCTCCCAGCCGGGTCAACGAGCGCGCGTTCTGGCCGGGCACCGACTGCCGGGCGAGGGCGGTGGCGGCGCTGCGCTTGAGGGATAATCGCCACTCTTGAGTGATGTCCCGATAGGGTACACCACTAACGACGGCAAGGGCATCCTCGAAGGTTTCGTGCTGGTAAAATTCCTCCATAACCTGCCGAATGCGGTCTTGGCCGTAGTTCTCTTCCAGATACCGGATAAAAGACTGCCCCTCTTTGTAGACTAAAAAGCCTGACATGGCCAAGGACATGCTCTCCAATGGCAAAAGATAGTCCTCCAGCAAGGCGTCACGGATCACCATTTCCGCTTCCGAGTCCCAGCCGGTAGACCACCACTCTGCCAGCCCCTCGGTGAACCATAACGGCGGCTGCCGCTGGTCCCATACGCCCGCTTGCCTTGCCCGGGCGTTAAGCTTAGCATGCATGAATGCGTGTACCAACTCGTGGCGTATGACGCGCCTGAAATCGTACAACGAGCCATTGTTGGGCAGTACTACCCGCCCTTTCACGAACTCGAAGAATCCACCAATCCCTTCCGGAAGCAGGTAAGGGGTAATATTGGTCTGCTGAAAATGGAGCTGATTGCTGTAGAGCACCAGGGGCACCCGACGGTTGAGGGTGTGGTTGAATTTCTGTTCCAGTTCGTCGAAGGCTTCTTCGGCCCAGAAAGCCGCCGCCCGGGCAAGGGTCTCCTCAGCCGGATAATAGAATATCTGGAAGTGAGGGGTGGTGAGTACCTGCCAGTCAAACTGCTCGTACTGGATCTTGTTACGGCCAAAGTAGAACTGGCCGTGGAGGGCACTGAGCAGAATAAGTAGCACCCCCAGGTGACCGAGATAATACCTCTGGGTTACGCGGTTGGCTGTCCTCGGGCGATAGTGAACGTTCATCCCACCAGATATACTCACTTTATTGTCCAAAAGATAGACACTTGTGGCCGCGAAATCCACACTTGGCAGTGAGGCGGACGAGATATAGGCCAAATTATTGAAAAAGCTGTGAGGGATTCCAGATGACAAATGCGGGGAAGACACATGATTGCTTGTAGCCATTCCCCTAAGGAGATAAGTTTCATATTGGTCGGGTGTTTGAGGTGAGGGGTGAACTCGGTGTGGATCGTAAGAGGTAATAGCTAATGGCTGAATGGCAAAAATGGCTCTGGGATGGTCTCGGTTGGTCGATGTTTGGGCCACTGGGGGGTATCTTGGCCCGGGCAATGGGTAATGACACCGAGCAAGGTGGAGCTCAGGAACTCGATGAAGAAGCCTTCTATCCCCAGACCCGGGCCGGTGATTTCGGACTGTCACTCATGGTGTTACTGCCCCCTGTTGTTCGCGCTGACCAGCAGGTCAGCCAGCCCGAACTGGACTTCGTTCATTATTTCTTCGTCACCACTTTCGGCACCGAACAGGCCCAGGATCTGATGGGGCTGCTTCAGAACATCTTTGAGCAGGACTATTCCCTTCGAGAGGTGTGTCACCAGATTCATACGCTGATGGACTACCCTTCCTGCCTGGAGATAGTTCATCTCCTCTTCGGATTGGCCCAGGCTGACGGTCACATAGACCTGGAAGAAGTACGGGTGATTCGTGAGATCAGCGGGTACATCGGGATTTCCCAACGGGATTTTGAGTCCATTCAGGCTATGTTCCTTGAGGGCACTGATGCGCTCTACCAAATCTTGCAGGTTGACCGCGCTGCAAGCCGGAAGGCAGTGGAACAGGCCTACCAGAGAATGTGTGACACTCACCACCCGGATAGAGTGGGCCACCTGGGCCCGGAGTTCCAGCAGCTGGCCGAGGAGAAATTCAGGGCTGTCACCGAGGCCTACCAGCGCATTAAGGAGGATAAGGATTGGACATAGCCCTTTAGTGGCGGAGATACCAGGAGAGCCAGGGGGTGAGGA
This genomic window from Candidatus Neomarinimicrobiota bacterium contains:
- a CDS encoding BamA/TamA family outer membrane protein — translated: MSISGGMNVHYRPRTANRVTQRYYLGHLGVLLILLSALHGQFYFGRNKIQYEQFDWQVLTTPHFQIFYYPAEETLARAAAFWAEEAFDELEQKFNHTLNRRVPLVLYSNQLHFQQTNITPYLLPEGIGGFFEFVKGRVVLPNNGSLYDFRRVIRHELVHAFMHAKLNARARQAGVWDQRQPPLWFTEGLAEWWSTGWDSEAEMVIRDALLEDYLLPLESMSLAMSGFLVYKEGQSFIRYLEENYGQDRIRQVMEEFYQHETFEDALAVVSGVPYRDITQEWRLSLKRSAATALARQSVPGQNARSLTRLGANVAPAVYQDTEGKEHIIYLSTRDGYTNIYRQALGSSREQLVLRGERSPELESLHFLQSGLSVSKDGILAFVTKSYSRDAIRLVDLESLEQVGEFSHPSLTTIRDPAWSPDGSKILFSAQDPRGWTDLYVWSTNPPKVLRLTNDVYLDREPCFNPDGGAVVFSSDRSRSQLDGGSNILLLDLATHQLRMLTAGPYKDQRPRWAPSSPGSIHFVTDRTGTPNVWLLNLPVDTLSDDPAGALTPVTNLHTGAVDILPLPGDSLLITTFQGYNFQLHLAQADSSQPQQPIERENLLASISSWKLPHYEGETATETRPYRLKYSLDIAQTAVAYDPIFGFLGGAQLGVSDLLGNRYYHFLVANTAQARSELLSHFNFAVTTANLTKRVNHAWGVFRFANEYYDPYQGFFFEKTLGLRAAMNYPLNVFRRVELSGSLWRSQKYFYGYREEVDNLLLSNYLSFVHDNSLWHPVGPIDGWRLRITAGLTFNLANSQIHNYTALFDNRTYLRFARHLTFAQRTMLWYNTGTDIRRFYIGGSWGMRGYRITEVYGQKSIMLNQELRFPFARSLVLDADKFAIGVAPIRGALFFDVGKAWEETWHDDRWGIIGSYGIGLRGLFMGGLVLRLDIGRRTNFRSKDSPLFAQFFFGWDY
- a CDS encoding TerB family tellurite resistance protein, yielding MAEWQKWLWDGLGWSMFGPLGGILARAMGNDTEQGGAQELDEEAFYPQTRAGDFGLSLMVLLPPVVRADQQVSQPELDFVHYFFVTTFGTEQAQDLMGLLQNIFEQDYSLREVCHQIHTLMDYPSCLEIVHLLFGLAQADGHIDLEEVRVIREISGYIGISQRDFESIQAMFLEGTDALYQILQVDRAASRKAVEQAYQRMCDTHHPDRVGHLGPEFQQLAEEKFRAVTEAYQRIKEDKDWT